The following proteins are encoded in a genomic region of Burkholderia pyrrocinia:
- a CDS encoding MFS transporter → MSRPQSPPAAQPRPGRAAFAAFVGTTIEWYDFYIYGTAAALVFGKVFFSSTMDPGVATLLAFVTFWAGFAARPLGGIVFGHLGDRVGRKTALVITLVMMGLATTGIGLLPGYAQIGVWAPVGLVVLRVLQGIAVGGEWGGAVLIASENAPKHRSILYAAFAQQGSPTGNLLATAAFFALSALPTPSFLMWGWRIPFLLSAVLVIIGMVIRLKLEESADMQRVLARKRTVKLPLREVVRDHWVVVLLAAGTLPVINVTYFRSTFALSWATKELGYAQGTFLGILSISLVVQFLMQPVGAWFVSKVDMRRAMCWILIPEIVLMPVMFHALATRSYWVAVAGMCISTIPSALFYGAVGGVLARVFPANIRYTGLSLAYQLSALVVGGGTPVLAQAILNATGSIVGVAIASGLYAFVSLVCMVALLNRTGYRADELSTAERSDAAEWAAEGGSAENAAGGAEPPGDDGALKPAG, encoded by the coding sequence ATGAGCCGTCCGCAATCCCCGCCCGCCGCGCAGCCGCGGCCCGGCCGCGCCGCTTTCGCGGCGTTCGTCGGCACCACGATCGAGTGGTACGACTTCTACATCTACGGCACGGCCGCGGCGCTCGTGTTCGGCAAGGTGTTCTTTTCGAGCACGATGGATCCCGGCGTCGCGACGCTGCTCGCGTTCGTCACGTTCTGGGCCGGCTTCGCCGCGCGGCCGCTCGGCGGGATCGTGTTCGGCCATCTCGGCGATCGCGTCGGCCGCAAGACCGCGCTCGTGATCACGCTGGTGATGATGGGCCTCGCGACGACCGGCATCGGCCTGCTGCCCGGCTACGCGCAGATCGGCGTATGGGCACCGGTCGGCCTCGTCGTGCTGCGCGTGCTGCAGGGCATCGCGGTCGGCGGCGAGTGGGGCGGCGCGGTGCTGATCGCGAGCGAGAACGCGCCGAAGCATCGCAGCATCCTGTACGCGGCGTTCGCACAGCAGGGCTCGCCCACCGGCAACCTGCTCGCGACGGCCGCGTTTTTCGCGCTGAGCGCGCTGCCGACGCCGTCCTTCCTGATGTGGGGCTGGCGCATTCCGTTCCTGCTGTCGGCCGTGCTCGTGATCATCGGCATGGTGATCCGGCTGAAGCTCGAGGAGTCGGCCGACATGCAGCGTGTGCTCGCGCGCAAGCGCACGGTGAAGCTGCCGCTGCGCGAGGTCGTGCGCGACCACTGGGTGGTCGTGCTGCTCGCGGCCGGCACGCTGCCGGTGATCAACGTCACGTACTTCCGCAGCACGTTCGCGCTGTCGTGGGCGACGAAGGAGCTCGGCTACGCGCAGGGCACGTTCCTCGGTATCCTGTCGATCTCGCTCGTCGTGCAGTTCCTGATGCAGCCGGTCGGCGCATGGTTCGTGTCGAAGGTCGACATGCGCCGCGCGATGTGCTGGATCCTGATCCCGGAAATCGTGCTGATGCCCGTGATGTTCCATGCGCTCGCGACGCGTTCGTACTGGGTGGCTGTCGCGGGCATGTGCATCTCGACGATCCCGTCGGCCTTGTTCTACGGCGCGGTCGGCGGCGTGCTCGCCCGCGTGTTTCCGGCGAACATCCGCTACACGGGCCTGTCGCTCGCGTATCAACTGAGCGCGCTCGTGGTCGGCGGCGGCACGCCCGTGCTCGCGCAGGCGATCCTCAACGCGACCGGCAGCATCGTCGGCGTCGCGATCGCGTCGGGGCTTTATGCGTTCGTGTCGCTCGTCTGCATGGTGGCGCTGCTGAATCGCACCGGGTATCGCGCGGACGAACTGTCGACGGCCGAGCGCAGCGACGCGGCCGAATGGGCTGCCGAAGGCGGAAGTGCTGAAAACGCCGCCGGCGGGGCGGAGCCGCCGGGCGACGATGGCGCGCTGAAACCGGCCGGTTGA
- a CDS encoding aspartate aminotransferase family protein encodes MTDRNEAFPPWPAAHSTAEYRALDAAHHIHPFSDMGALNRAGSRVIVKADGVYLWDSDGNKVIDGMAGLWCVNVGYGRKELADAAYRQLQELPFYNTFFKTTHPPVIELSAMLAEVTPAGFNHFFYCNSGSEGNDTVLRLVHQYWRVQGKPQKKYVISRRNGYHGSTIAGGTLGGMGYMHEQMPSKVEHIVHIDQPYFFGEAQPGETPEAFGLARAQQLEAKILELGAENVAAFIGEPFQGAGGVIFPPSTYWPEIQRICRKYDILLVADEVIGGFGRTGEWFAHQHFGFEPDLITMAKGLTSGYVPMGAVGIHERVARPIIDNGEFNHGLTYSGHPVAAAVAVANLKVLRDEGIVERVKTDIGPYFQRRLRGALGDHPIVGEIAGTGLVAGVQLARDRDRRERFGADVDIGTICRDFCFNGNLIMRATGDRMLLSPPLVIREAEVDEIVDKARRAFDATAERVGRAR; translated from the coding sequence ATGACCGATCGAAACGAAGCCTTCCCGCCGTGGCCGGCCGCACACTCGACCGCCGAATACCGCGCGCTCGACGCCGCACACCACATCCACCCGTTCTCGGACATGGGCGCGCTCAACCGCGCGGGCAGCCGCGTGATCGTGAAGGCCGACGGCGTCTACCTGTGGGACTCGGACGGCAACAAGGTCATCGACGGGATGGCCGGCCTCTGGTGCGTGAACGTCGGCTACGGCCGCAAGGAACTCGCCGATGCCGCATATCGCCAGCTGCAGGAGCTGCCGTTCTACAACACCTTCTTCAAGACGACGCACCCGCCGGTAATCGAGCTTTCCGCGATGCTCGCGGAAGTGACGCCGGCCGGCTTCAATCACTTCTTCTATTGCAACAGCGGCTCGGAAGGCAACGACACCGTGCTGCGTCTCGTGCACCAGTACTGGCGCGTACAGGGCAAGCCGCAGAAGAAATACGTGATCTCGCGCAGGAATGGCTATCACGGTTCGACGATCGCGGGCGGCACGCTCGGCGGGATGGGCTACATGCACGAGCAGATGCCGTCGAAGGTCGAGCACATCGTGCACATCGACCAGCCGTACTTCTTCGGCGAAGCGCAGCCGGGCGAAACGCCGGAAGCGTTCGGCCTCGCGCGCGCGCAGCAGCTCGAAGCGAAGATTCTCGAACTCGGCGCGGAGAACGTCGCGGCGTTCATCGGCGAGCCGTTCCAGGGCGCGGGCGGCGTGATCTTCCCGCCGTCGACGTACTGGCCGGAAATCCAGCGGATCTGCCGCAAGTACGACATCCTGCTGGTCGCCGACGAAGTGATCGGCGGCTTCGGCCGCACCGGCGAATGGTTCGCGCATCAGCACTTCGGCTTCGAGCCGGACCTGATCACGATGGCGAAGGGCCTCACGTCGGGCTATGTGCCGATGGGCGCCGTCGGCATTCACGAGCGTGTCGCGCGGCCGATCATCGACAACGGAGAATTCAACCACGGCCTCACGTACTCGGGCCATCCGGTCGCCGCGGCCGTCGCGGTCGCGAACCTGAAAGTGCTGCGCGACGAAGGGATCGTCGAACGCGTGAAGACCGACATCGGGCCGTATTTTCAGCGCCGGCTGCGCGGCGCGCTGGGCGACCATCCGATCGTCGGGGAGATTGCGGGAACAGGGCTGGTCGCGGGCGTTCAGCTTGCGCGCGATCGGGACCGGCGCGAGCGGTTCGGCGCGGACGTCGATATCGGCACGATCTGCCGCGACTTCTGCTTCAACGGCAACCTGATCATGCGCGCGACCGGCGACCGGATGCTGCTGTCGCCGCCGCTCGTGATTCGCGAGGCGGAGGTCGACGAGATCGTCGACAAGGCGCGGCGCGCGTTCGACGCGACGGCGGAGCGGGTGGGGCGTGCGAGGTAA
- a CDS encoding acyl-CoA dehydrogenase family protein translates to MNDTARTPDTGASNIPDSRGINFFTADPDLGALLKLHLGDAHYAELEPRLRALGARVSGELDEWASRADKHPPVLEHRDRRGEAVQRIDKDPAYVALERVAYSELGLASLSHGPEAVPPLVKYALTFLFVQAEFGLCCPVSMTDSLTRTLRRFGDPALVARYLPMLASRDFDTLYQGAMFMTEQAAGSDVGRIATRAARETDAHGETIWRLTGDKWFCSNADADLAMVLARPDGAPDGIKGLALFLLPKTLPDGTRNRYRIVRLKDKLGSRSMASGEIALEGAQAYLIGEIGRGFHQMADMINMSRLSNGVRAAGLMRRALNEALHVAAHREAFGRKLIEMPLMQRQLMKMLLPAEAARAMFMQIALLLPQADAGDEQAARCVRILTPLIKFRATRDARRVTGDAMEVRGGTGYIEEWSDARVVRDAHLGSIWEGTSNIVALDVARAAQREHALDALRAFLGDRLGVAPLPDASRAALRRIFARACDTLARVAAEGDDARVRQAASALYYASAAVLMACEGARLAPDFRRLALAHLIVRHKLLPVDPLAPASRDDEPAAFDALLRGTPIPLDMALDLLPEVER, encoded by the coding sequence ATGAACGACACCGCCCGCACGCCGGATACCGGCGCATCCAACATCCCCGACAGCCGGGGCATCAATTTCTTCACCGCCGATCCCGACCTCGGCGCGTTGCTGAAGCTGCATCTCGGCGATGCGCACTATGCCGAACTCGAGCCGCGGCTTCGCGCGCTCGGCGCACGCGTGTCGGGCGAGCTCGACGAATGGGCGTCGCGCGCGGACAAGCACCCGCCCGTGCTCGAGCACCGCGACCGGCGCGGCGAGGCCGTGCAGCGGATCGACAAGGATCCCGCCTATGTCGCGCTCGAACGCGTCGCGTATTCCGAGCTCGGGCTCGCGTCGCTGAGCCACGGGCCCGAAGCCGTGCCGCCGCTCGTCAAGTACGCGCTGACGTTCCTGTTCGTGCAGGCGGAATTCGGGCTGTGCTGCCCGGTCAGCATGACCGATTCGCTGACGCGCACGCTGCGCCGCTTCGGCGATCCGGCGCTCGTCGCGCGCTACCTGCCGATGCTCGCGTCGCGCGACTTCGACACGCTGTACCAGGGCGCGATGTTCATGACCGAGCAGGCGGCCGGCTCCGACGTCGGCCGCATTGCGACGCGCGCGGCGCGCGAGACGGACGCGCACGGCGAGACGATATGGCGCCTGACCGGCGACAAGTGGTTCTGCTCGAACGCGGACGCCGATCTCGCGATGGTGCTCGCGCGGCCCGACGGTGCGCCGGACGGCATCAAGGGCCTGGCACTGTTCCTGCTGCCGAAGACGCTGCCGGACGGCACGCGCAACCGCTACCGGATCGTGCGGCTGAAGGACAAGCTCGGCAGCCGTTCGATGGCGAGCGGCGAGATCGCGCTCGAAGGCGCGCAGGCCTACCTGATCGGCGAGATCGGCCGCGGCTTTCACCAGATGGCCGACATGATCAACATGTCGCGGCTGTCGAACGGCGTGCGCGCGGCGGGGCTGATGCGGCGCGCGCTGAACGAAGCGCTGCACGTCGCCGCGCATCGCGAGGCTTTCGGCCGCAAGCTGATCGAGATGCCGCTGATGCAGCGCCAGCTGATGAAGATGCTGCTGCCGGCCGAGGCCGCGCGCGCGATGTTCATGCAGATCGCGCTGCTGCTGCCGCAGGCCGATGCGGGTGACGAGCAGGCCGCGCGCTGCGTGCGGATCCTGACGCCGCTGATCAAGTTCCGCGCGACGCGCGACGCGCGCCGCGTGACGGGCGATGCGATGGAAGTGCGCGGCGGCACCGGCTACATCGAGGAATGGAGCGACGCGCGTGTCGTGCGCGATGCGCATCTGGGCTCGATCTGGGAAGGCACGAGCAACATCGTCGCGCTCGACGTCGCGCGGGCCGCACAGCGCGAGCACGCGCTCGACGCGCTGCGCGCGTTCCTCGGCGACCGGCTCGGCGTGGCGCCGCTGCCCGACGCGAGCCGCGCGGCGCTGCGGCGCATTTTCGCGCGCGCATGCGACACGCTAGCGCGGGTCGCGGCGGAAGGCGACGACGCACGCGTGCGGCAGGCCGCATCCGCGCTGTACTACGCGAGCGCGGCCGTGCTGATGGCCTGCGAGGGTGCGCGGCTCGCGCCGGATTTCCGGCGCCTCGCGCTCGCGCACCTGATCGTGCGCCACAAGTTGCTGCCGGTCGATCCGCTCGCGCCGGCGTCGCGCGACGACGAACCGGCTGCGTTCGACGCGCTGCTGCGCGGCACGCCGATCCCGCTCGACATGGCGCTCGACCTGCTGCCGGAGGTCGAACGATGA
- a CDS encoding oxidative damage protection protein codes for MARMIQCAKLGKEAEGLDFPPLPGELGKRIYESVSKEAWQGWLKQQTMLINENRLNMADPRARQYLLKQTEKYFFGDGADQASGYVPPTEGS; via the coding sequence ATGGCTCGAATGATTCAATGCGCGAAGCTCGGCAAGGAAGCCGAAGGCCTCGATTTCCCGCCGCTGCCGGGCGAACTCGGCAAGCGCATTTACGAGAGCGTCTCGAAAGAAGCGTGGCAGGGCTGGCTCAAGCAGCAGACGATGCTGATCAACGAAAACCGCCTGAACATGGCCGACCCGCGCGCGCGCCAGTACCTGTTGAAGCAGACCGAGAAGTACTTCTTCGGCGACGGCGCGGACCAGGCGTCCGGCTACGTGCCGCCGACGGAAGGCTCATGA
- a CDS encoding gamma-glutamyl-gamma-aminobutyrate hydrolase family protein, translating to MRARPIVAVTADRILRGAHPNHTAGEKYLAALVDGAGALAFVLPALGARQPADAIVAAVDGLLFTGSYSNVEPHHYGGAASEPDTLHDPARDATALPLIRAAIDAGVPVLAICRGMQELNVAYGGTLHQRLHATTGFDDHRERPADPLERQYGPAHVVQLAPGGLLQRVARGAHEATVNSLHDQGIARVGAGLVVEASAPDGLVEAVSVLGARAFALGVQWHPEWRYAEQPLSRDIFAAFGAACRARMTHRIHAAGGAMSSPAASDVD from the coding sequence ATGCGTGCGCGCCCGATCGTAGCCGTCACCGCCGACCGCATCCTGCGCGGTGCGCATCCGAACCACACGGCGGGCGAGAAGTACCTTGCCGCGCTCGTCGACGGCGCCGGCGCGCTTGCGTTCGTGCTGCCCGCGCTGGGTGCGCGCCAGCCGGCCGACGCGATCGTCGCGGCGGTCGACGGGCTGCTGTTTACCGGCAGCTATTCGAACGTCGAGCCGCACCATTACGGCGGCGCCGCGAGCGAGCCCGACACGCTGCACGATCCCGCGCGCGATGCGACCGCGCTGCCGCTGATCCGCGCGGCGATCGACGCGGGCGTGCCCGTGCTCGCGATCTGCCGCGGCATGCAGGAGCTGAACGTCGCCTACGGCGGCACGCTGCATCAGCGGCTGCATGCGACGACCGGCTTCGACGACCATCGCGAACGGCCGGCCGATCCGCTCGAACGGCAGTACGGCCCCGCGCACGTCGTGCAGCTCGCGCCGGGCGGCCTGCTGCAGCGGGTCGCGCGCGGCGCGCACGAGGCAACGGTCAATTCGCTGCACGACCAGGGCATCGCGCGTGTCGGCGCGGGGCTTGTCGTCGAAGCCAGCGCGCCCGACGGACTGGTCGAGGCCGTCAGCGTGCTCGGCGCGCGCGCGTTCGCGCTCGGCGTGCAGTGGCATCCCGAATGGCGCTACGCGGAGCAGCCGCTGTCGCGCGACATCTTCGCGGCATTCGGTGCGGCGTGCCGCGCGCGCATGACGCATCGCATTCATGCGGCCGGCGGCGCGATGTCGTCGCCGGCCGCATCCGACGTCGACTGA
- a CDS encoding CaiB/BaiF CoA transferase family protein, whose amino-acid sequence MNPTRSALDGLKVVDLSRVLGGPYCTQALADHGATVVKIEPPAGDETRGWGPPFLGDTAWYFMGVNRNKEGLALDLSRDEGRAILWRLLDEADVLVENFKPGTLARWGMDYARDLQPRFPRLIHCAVTGFGEDGPLGGLPGYDAVIQAMAGLMSVNGERDGDATRIGLPIVDMVTGLNALAGILLALAEREKSGRGQSIDIALYDCGVSLLHPHLPNFFGSGRVPERSGNAHPNIAPYDSYRTATVPIFLAVGNDRQFARLVAHLGAPALAGDPRFVDNRSRCAHRPELKAELEARLAAHACEPLARDLMAAGVPCGPVRTVADVAHDPHALHRNLFVEIGAYRGTASPVKLSRTPATYRTPPPALGRDTRAVLDRLGIDRALQQQLLDAGVLNTAPD is encoded by the coding sequence ATGAACCCGACGCGTAGTGCACTCGACGGCCTGAAGGTCGTCGACCTGAGCCGCGTGCTCGGCGGCCCGTACTGCACGCAGGCGCTCGCCGACCACGGCGCGACGGTGGTCAAGATCGAGCCGCCGGCCGGCGACGAGACGCGCGGCTGGGGGCCGCCGTTCCTCGGTGATACGGCCTGGTACTTCATGGGCGTCAACCGCAACAAGGAAGGGCTCGCGCTCGACCTGTCGCGCGACGAAGGGCGCGCGATCCTGTGGCGTCTGCTCGACGAGGCCGACGTGCTCGTCGAGAACTTCAAGCCCGGCACGCTCGCGCGCTGGGGGATGGACTATGCGCGCGACCTGCAGCCGCGTTTCCCGCGCCTGATCCACTGCGCGGTGACGGGCTTCGGCGAGGACGGTCCGCTCGGCGGGCTGCCCGGCTACGACGCGGTGATCCAGGCGATGGCCGGGCTGATGAGCGTCAACGGCGAGCGCGACGGCGACGCGACGCGCATCGGCCTGCCGATCGTCGACATGGTCACGGGGCTCAACGCGCTCGCCGGCATCCTGCTGGCGCTCGCGGAGCGCGAGAAGAGCGGGCGGGGGCAGTCGATCGACATCGCGCTGTACGACTGCGGCGTGTCGCTGCTGCATCCGCACCTGCCGAACTTCTTCGGCTCGGGGCGCGTGCCGGAGCGCAGCGGCAACGCGCATCCGAACATCGCGCCGTACGACAGCTACCGCACGGCGACCGTGCCGATCTTCCTCGCGGTCGGCAACGACCGGCAGTTCGCGCGGCTCGTCGCGCATCTTGGCGCGCCGGCGCTCGCGGGCGACCCGCGCTTCGTCGACAACCGCAGCCGCTGCGCGCACCGGCCCGAGCTGAAGGCCGAACTCGAAGCGCGGCTCGCCGCGCACGCATGCGAGCCGCTCGCGCGCGACCTGATGGCGGCCGGCGTGCCGTGCGGGCCGGTGCGAACGGTGGCCGACGTCGCGCACGATCCGCATGCGCTGCACCGGAACCTGTTCGTCGAGATCGGCGCGTATCGCGGCACCGCGTCGCCGGTGAAGCTGTCGCGCACGCCGGCCACCTACCGAACGCCGCCGCCCGCGCTTGGCCGCGACACACGCGCGGTGCTCGATCGGCTCGGCATCGATCGTGCGCTTCAGCAGCAACTGCTCGATGCCGGCGTGCTGAACACGGCACCCGACTGA
- the argA gene encoding amino-acid N-acetyltransferase, with protein sequence MNSQTDLPPAQTGAATTPAADDSAASHAQFVDWMRSVAPYIHKFRNSTFVVGFGGEVVQQGLLNALVSDIALLQAMGIQIVLVHGSRPQVEEQLSLHGVESEFSHGLRITDARALESAKEAAGEVRLDIEAAISQGLPNSPMAHAHISVVSGNFVTARPVGILDGVDFAHTGIVRKIDAESIRHSLASRKLVLLSPLGFSPTGEAFNLSMEDVASAAAIALRADKIVFLTDGPGIVDDQGDLIREMSLDSAADLLDSGDLQGDDAFFLKHAIRACRGGVTRAHLIPQSLDGSMLLELFLHDGVGTMISYENLESLREATPDDVGGILSLIEPLETDGTLVRRGRHQIERDIDHFSVIEHDGVLFGCAALYPYPLEKIGEMACLTVAPEAQGSGDGERLLKRVEQRARARGLTHIFVLTTRTEHWFLKRGFVKVSVDDLPEDRRKLYNWQRKSLVLMKQL encoded by the coding sequence ATGAATTCCCAAACCGACCTCCCCCCCGCCCAGACCGGTGCCGCGACGACGCCGGCCGCCGACGATTCGGCCGCCAGCCACGCGCAGTTCGTCGACTGGATGCGCTCCGTCGCGCCCTATATCCACAAGTTCCGCAACAGCACGTTCGTCGTGGGGTTCGGCGGCGAGGTGGTGCAGCAGGGGCTGCTGAACGCGCTTGTGTCCGACATCGCGCTGCTGCAGGCGATGGGCATCCAGATCGTGCTCGTGCACGGCTCGCGCCCGCAGGTCGAGGAGCAGTTGAGCCTGCACGGTGTCGAATCCGAATTTTCGCACGGCCTGCGCATCACCGATGCGCGCGCGCTCGAATCCGCGAAGGAGGCGGCCGGCGAAGTGCGCCTCGACATCGAGGCCGCGATCAGCCAGGGCCTGCCGAACTCGCCGATGGCGCACGCGCACATCAGCGTCGTGTCGGGCAACTTCGTGACCGCGCGGCCGGTGGGGATTCTCGACGGGGTCGATTTCGCGCATACGGGCATCGTGCGCAAGATCGACGCCGAGTCGATCCGCCATTCGCTCGCGAGCCGCAAGCTCGTGCTGCTGTCGCCGCTCGGCTTCTCGCCGACCGGCGAGGCGTTCAACCTGTCGATGGAAGACGTCGCGTCGGCCGCCGCGATCGCGTTGCGCGCCGACAAGATCGTGTTCCTGACCGACGGGCCCGGCATCGTCGACGACCAGGGCGACCTGATCCGCGAAATGTCGCTCGACTCGGCCGCCGACCTGCTCGATTCCGGCGACCTGCAGGGCGACGACGCGTTCTTCCTGAAGCACGCGATCCGCGCGTGCCGCGGCGGCGTGACCCGCGCGCACCTGATCCCGCAATCGCTCGACGGCAGCATGCTGCTCGAACTGTTCCTGCACGACGGTGTCGGCACGATGATCTCGTACGAGAATCTCGAAAGCCTGCGCGAGGCGACGCCGGACGACGTCGGCGGCATCCTGTCGCTGATCGAGCCGCTCGAGACCGACGGCACGCTGGTGCGGCGCGGCCGCCACCAGATCGAACGCGACATCGATCATTTCTCGGTGATCGAGCACGATGGCGTGCTGTTCGGCTGCGCGGCGCTCTATCCGTATCCGCTGGAGAAGATCGGCGAGATGGCGTGCCTGACCGTCGCGCCGGAAGCGCAGGGCTCGGGCGACGGCGAACGCCTGCTCAAGCGCGTCGAGCAGCGCGCGCGGGCGCGCGGCCTCACGCACATCTTCGTGCTGACGACGCGCACCGAGCACTGGTTCCTCAAGCGCGGCTTCGTCAAGGTCAGCGTCGACGACCTGCCGGAAGACCGCCGCAAACTCTATAACTGGCAGCGCAAGTCGCTCGTGCTGATGAAGCAGCTCTGA
- a CDS encoding LysR family transcriptional regulator has protein sequence MELRQLRYFVAVAEELHFGRAAKRLFISQPALSFDIRKFEDALGVQLFSRTNKTVALTNAGEVLLGEARRLLLQAAEAERLTVRSASGLAGRLRIGFVHSMLYRGLPDAVRRFEADYPGVEVVLSEMNTQAQVQAIQRGQIDLGYAHWGHFPPEVESVPVYTEPFVCCLPAAHSLARHKRVALAALAAEPFILFPREAAPHYHDLIIAQCVNAGFSPLIRHEARLWQTILSMIEFGMGVALVPRVLQQVKSERLAFRPLKDASLESRTLALKRSGAAEPVALRFADYVRASIDALPALAG, from the coding sequence ATGGAACTGAGGCAGTTGCGCTACTTCGTGGCGGTCGCCGAGGAGCTGCATTTCGGGCGCGCGGCGAAGCGCCTGTTCATCTCGCAGCCGGCGCTGAGTTTCGACATCCGCAAGTTCGAGGATGCGCTCGGCGTGCAGCTCTTCTCGCGCACCAACAAGACCGTCGCGCTGACCAACGCGGGCGAGGTGCTGCTCGGCGAAGCGCGCCGGCTGCTGCTGCAGGCAGCCGAAGCCGAGCGCCTGACGGTGCGCTCCGCATCGGGTCTCGCGGGCCGGCTACGGATCGGCTTCGTCCATTCGATGCTGTATCGCGGGCTGCCCGATGCCGTGCGGCGCTTCGAAGCCGACTACCCGGGCGTCGAGGTCGTGCTGAGCGAGATGAACACGCAGGCGCAGGTGCAGGCGATCCAGCGCGGCCAGATCGATCTTGGCTATGCGCACTGGGGCCACTTCCCGCCCGAGGTCGAATCGGTGCCCGTCTATACGGAACCGTTCGTGTGCTGCCTGCCGGCCGCGCATTCGCTCGCGCGGCACAAGCGGGTCGCGCTCGCCGCGCTCGCGGCGGAACCGTTCATCCTGTTTCCGCGCGAAGCGGCGCCGCACTATCACGACCTGATCATCGCGCAGTGCGTGAACGCGGGATTCAGCCCGCTGATCCGCCACGAGGCGCGGCTGTGGCAGACGATCCTGTCGATGATCGAGTTCGGAATGGGCGTCGCACTGGTGCCGCGCGTGCTGCAGCAGGTGAAAAGCGAGCGGCTCGCGTTCCGGCCGTTGAAGGATGCGTCGCTCGAATCGCGCACGCTCGCGCTGAAGCGCAGCGGCGCCGCCGAACCGGTTGCGCTGCGCTTCGCCGACTATGTACGCGCATCGATCGACGCGCTGCCCGCGCTCGCGGGCTGA
- a CDS encoding glutamine synthetase family protein — translation MQPELSEFLRQHRITEVEAIIPDMAGIARGKIIPRNKFESGESMRLPQAVMVQTVTGDYPEDGTLTGVTDPDMVCVPDASTICLIPWAVDPTAQVIHDCVHFDGSPVEISPRFVLRRVLDLYQAKGWKPVVAPELEFYLVDMNVDPDLPLRPPVGRTGRAETGRQSYSIEAVNEFDPLFEDIYEYCEMQGLDIETLIHEVGAAQMEINFVHGDALPLADQVFLFKRTVREAALRHNMYATFMAKPMENEPGSAMHIHQSLADARTGRNLFADEDGAVSPQFHSYLAGLQRYTPALMPIFAPYINSYRRLSRFMAAPINVQWGYDNRTVGFRIPQSSPVARRIENRIPGVDCNPYLAFAATLAAGYLGMTQQLAPTEPIASDGYDLPYQLPRNLEEGISLMAACEPLAGILGDKFVKAYLALKETEYEAFFRVISSWERRHLLLHV, via the coding sequence ATGCAACCCGAACTGAGCGAATTCCTGCGACAGCACCGCATCACCGAGGTCGAGGCGATCATTCCCGACATGGCCGGCATCGCGCGCGGCAAGATCATTCCGCGCAACAAATTCGAATCCGGAGAATCGATGCGCCTGCCGCAGGCCGTGATGGTGCAGACCGTCACCGGCGACTATCCGGAAGACGGCACGCTGACCGGCGTGACCGATCCCGACATGGTGTGCGTGCCCGATGCGTCGACGATCTGCCTGATTCCGTGGGCCGTCGATCCGACCGCGCAGGTGATCCACGATTGCGTGCACTTCGACGGCTCGCCGGTCGAGATCTCGCCGCGCTTCGTGCTGCGTCGCGTGCTCGACCTGTACCAGGCCAAGGGCTGGAAGCCCGTGGTCGCGCCCGAGCTCGAGTTCTATCTCGTCGACATGAACGTCGATCCCGACCTGCCGCTGCGCCCGCCGGTCGGCCGCACGGGGCGTGCGGAGACCGGCCGCCAGTCGTATTCGATCGAGGCCGTCAACGAATTCGATCCGTTGTTCGAGGACATCTACGAGTACTGCGAGATGCAGGGCCTCGATATCGAGACGCTGATCCACGAGGTCGGCGCCGCGCAGATGGAGATCAACTTCGTGCACGGCGACGCGCTGCCGCTGGCCGACCAGGTGTTCCTGTTCAAGCGCACGGTGCGCGAGGCCGCGCTGCGGCACAACATGTACGCGACCTTCATGGCCAAGCCGATGGAGAACGAGCCGGGTTCCGCGATGCACATCCACCAGAGCCTCGCGGATGCGCGCACGGGGCGCAACCTGTTCGCCGACGAAGACGGCGCCGTGTCGCCGCAGTTCCACAGCTACCTCGCGGGGCTGCAGAGGTACACGCCGGCGCTGATGCCGATCTTCGCTCCGTACATCAATTCGTACCGCCGGCTGTCGCGCTTCATGGCCGCGCCGATCAACGTGCAGTGGGGCTACGACAACCGCACGGTCGGCTTCCGCATCCCGCAGTCGAGCCCCGTGGCGCGCCGCATCGAGAACCGCATTCCGGGTGTCGACTGCAACCCGTACCTTGCGTTCGCTGCGACGCTCGCCGCCGGCTATCTCGGGATGACGCAGCAACTCGCGCCGACCGAGCCGATCGCATCGGACGGCTACGACCTGCCGTACCAGCTGCCGCGCAACCTCGAGGAGGGCATCTCGCTGATGGCCGCGTGCGAGCCGCTCGCCGGCATCCTCGGCGACAAGTTCGTGAAGGCCTACCTGGCGCTGAAGGAAACCGAATACGAAGCGTTTTTCCGCGTGATCAGCTCGTGGGAACGCAGGCATCTGCTGCTGCACGTATGA